In one Spirochaetales bacterium genomic region, the following are encoded:
- a CDS encoding tetratricopeptide repeat protein, translating to MGSLYQRALHFLNQEQLDSFKIPEGIEFEDGSGISIEEQKEILSHIEEIVSQNRITVSDDIFSIKPKKRGVLFPFVLNIIAILIVVAAFLGIQYFFNKQEQEIKIESSSYSSQEGQLIRDIKKEAEDKLNEKNSEIIQIQEQLKNLDSEKAKLQETMDDEIVRKQQELERLMAEEIDKKKAELEAQGLSTAEIDSQLDEIEMSYNRELASFKAKAEEDLREKEANLERIKNDYNTQLTTLSNEKARLQEEYAKREKEAREREAALEREITETETRLAEMTAQREKENLYNDQILGMYSDVNLQLKGNRFDAALNSLDKMRDFFNNTAIATLPTILKRRNVELFIIDSLEKLIEFETAKADIDTSSLLEKANIISSISARVEAADRLYRENRIDEAQVQYREALAIIPEIKKSYENLLAIQSSRTNEQFALYFRQGNSLFSSRDYQGAINSYKNAIKLFSSDPFRVETMVTNLIESGYRLQGDSNAVVEDEKAANQLLSKATGALRTNDYETAIDAYIEILTKYPRTPQVQSARNGIKNTIIKEKEAALADTDSRIAEKNALLAEKDATISELQAILDENVEAKEKEALLKEKNALIAEKNKTIEEQNALINEKNGRIAELEAYYYMNIETQNAMIAEKEAALAQKDAKIAELETLLDRNADARGSETLIAEKDRLIKEKNTLIAEKDAALAEKDEQIAELNALLKQKDSEISRLNTVERELTNIISRLEKEKKELSAELAAMQERAESPSATQPPWERTGDTAMSAEETRAYEELKTRIEALKKRYREYMAMEDRIVAEQGSIGYLTTKPLLGDILNSEFAKEIFPDLYARLKKFDTALAEDARKDGEYIVMDRILNIIYDRMTLGSTERPEEYWNEMRKEYSEEPLFLELIEEISTLMDK from the coding sequence TTGGGTAGTTTATATCAGAGGGCTTTACATTTCCTGAATCAGGAACAACTGGACTCATTCAAAATACCCGAGGGAATCGAGTTCGAAGACGGCTCCGGTATTTCGATCGAGGAACAGAAAGAAATACTGTCCCATATCGAAGAAATCGTCTCCCAGAACAGAATTACCGTAAGTGACGACATATTTTCAATCAAACCGAAAAAAAGGGGTGTCCTTTTCCCCTTCGTCCTCAATATTATCGCGATTCTCATCGTTGTCGCCGCCTTTTTGGGTATTCAGTACTTCTTCAACAAGCAGGAACAGGAGATAAAAATCGAGTCTTCCTCCTATTCCTCACAGGAAGGACAGCTGATCAGGGATATCAAGAAGGAAGCGGAAGACAAACTCAATGAAAAGAACTCAGAAATCATACAGATCCAGGAACAGTTGAAAAATCTGGATAGTGAAAAGGCGAAATTACAGGAAACGATGGATGATGAAATCGTCAGGAAACAGCAGGAACTCGAACGCCTTATGGCTGAAGAGATCGATAAGAAAAAAGCGGAACTCGAAGCGCAGGGACTCTCGACGGCGGAAATAGACTCACAGCTTGACGAGATAGAAATGAGTTACAACAGAGAACTCGCATCGTTTAAAGCTAAGGCTGAAGAGGATTTGAGAGAAAAAGAGGCGAACCTGGAAAGGATAAAGAACGACTATAACACCCAGCTTACAACCTTGAGTAATGAAAAAGCGAGGCTTCAGGAAGAATACGCAAAAAGGGAAAAAGAAGCCCGCGAACGGGAAGCGGCACTCGAGCGCGAGATAACGGAAACCGAGACCAGACTGGCCGAGATGACGGCACAGCGTGAAAAGGAAAATCTCTACAACGATCAGATACTCGGCATGTACAGCGATGTCAACCTCCAGCTGAAGGGTAACCGTTTTGATGCGGCGTTGAACAGCCTCGATAAAATGCGCGATTTTTTCAACAATACCGCTATCGCGACGCTTCCGACTATTTTAAAGCGGCGCAATGTCGAACTGTTCATCATCGATTCCCTTGAAAAGCTTATCGAATTCGAAACGGCAAAAGCGGATATCGACACATCGAGTCTTCTTGAAAAAGCCAATATCATATCGAGTATCAGCGCCAGGGTCGAGGCGGCCGACAGGCTTTACCGCGAGAACAGGATCGACGAAGCACAGGTCCAGTATCGCGAAGCACTCGCCATTATTCCTGAAATTAAAAAAAGCTATGAGAATCTCCTCGCGATTCAGTCGTCCAGAACGAACGAGCAGTTTGCCCTCTATTTCAGACAGGGGAACTCCTTGTTTTCCAGCCGTGATTATCAGGGGGCGATAAACTCATACAAAAATGCGATAAAGCTTTTCTCGAGCGATCCGTTCAGGGTAGAGACAATGGTCACGAACCTGATCGAGTCGGGGTACCGCCTCCAGGGTGACAGCAACGCGGTGGTCGAGGACGAGAAAGCGGCGAATCAGCTTCTCAGCAAAGCGACAGGCGCCCTTCGTACGAACGACTATGAAACCGCGATCGACGCCTATATCGAAATACTGACGAAATATCCCCGGACCCCCCAGGTGCAAAGCGCGCGCAACGGGATAAAAAATACCATCATCAAGGAAAAAGAGGCGGCCCTTGCCGACACGGATTCCCGAATTGCCGAAAAAAACGCTTTATTAGCGGAAAAAGACGCAACGATATCGGAACTGCAGGCGATTCTGGATGAGAACGTCGAGGCAAAGGAAAAGGAAGCCCTTCTCAAGGAGAAAAACGCCCTTATCGCTGAAAAAAATAAAACGATTGAAGAGCAAAACGCACTCATCAATGAAAAAAACGGACGAATCGCCGAACTCGAAGCATATTATTACATGAATATAGAAACACAAAATGCGATGATAGCGGAAAAGGAAGCGGCCCTCGCACAGAAGGACGCGAAGATCGCGGAACTCGAAACACTCCTCGATCGGAACGCCGACGCGCGTGGAAGCGAAACCCTGATTGCCGAAAAAGACAGACTCATCAAGGAAAAAAACACACTCATCGCTGAAAAGGACGCCGCGTTGGCGGAAAAGGACGAACAGATAGCGGAACTCAATGCACTGCTCAAACAGAAAGACTCGGAAATCTCCAGACTCAATACCGTAGAACGGGAACTGACAAATATAATCAGCCGGCTCGAAAAAGAAAAGAAGGAACTTTCCGCGGAACTCGCCGCCATGCAGGAACGTGCAGAATCTCCCTCGGCGACACAGCCCCCATGGGAGAGAACCGGCGACACCGCGATGTCGGCTGAGGAAACACGTGCGTATGAGGAACTTAAAACACGGATCGAGGCACTCAAGAAACGATACCGGGAATACATGGCAATGGAAGACCGGATCGTCGCCGAACAGGGAAGCATCGGGTATCTGACCACAAAACCGCTTCTCGGAGATATTCTCAATTCGGAGTTTGCCAAAGAAATTTTCCCTGATCTCTACGCGCGCTTAAAGAAATTCGACACCGCCCTTGCCGAAGACGCACGTAAAGACGGAGAATATATCGTTATGGACAGAATTCTGAATATCATCTACGACCGTATGACACTCGGTTCCACAGAAAGACCTGAAGAATACTGGAATGAAATGAGGAAAGAGTATTCGGAGGAACCTTTGTTTCTCGAACTTATTGAAGAAATCTCCACACTCATGGATAAGTGA
- a CDS encoding adenylate/guanylate cyclase domain-containing protein, translating to MTIKVKIILIVLPLLIVALLVSGTASYFLARQGITRIANRFLGFKTEELKKNADYQWGILLENNLTEQDEFVEAAKAGILSFANSLIKSDTERIIAFDEDINLVFYTDILEVAENEKTELRKLIEDRETRLVEPVLGGVTRVATGFFFEPFEWYFMITEEKNSFYNEVNQINNMSLIILGASLFLSVIFLWFFAIYLTKPLTRVVGTMKHIISYNDLSERVLVEYKDEIGELAHTFNIMIGELEKTYNQIKSYALKAVLAQKNEQKIKQIFQKYVPKDVIDQVYAHPESMLVGENRVLSVLFSDIRNFTTISEAMMPDQLVNVLNRYFSMMVDIIYGRKGIVDKYIGDAIMAFFGAPVKHEDDALQSVLTGLDMHDALVAFNKHQHEQNLPFFNIGIGINYGIVTVGNIGCEKKMDYTVIGDMVNLASRLEGLTKEYKQNLIISEDLRDKVVDDVPCRMIDKVRVKGKTKPVNIYSVLRTLKESQKKGWEIHGKAMRTFYERKWKEAKLLFQEETKYLENDYVARSFTKRCNEYIVTPPPPEWDGVYIMKTK from the coding sequence GTGACGATCAAGGTTAAAATCATACTTATTGTTCTTCCCCTTCTTATCGTGGCACTTCTGGTATCGGGAACGGCTTCATATTTTCTCGCCAGACAGGGCATTACCCGGATCGCGAACAGGTTCCTTGGATTCAAGACAGAGGAACTCAAAAAAAACGCCGATTACCAATGGGGGATTTTACTCGAAAATAATCTCACCGAACAGGATGAGTTCGTGGAAGCGGCGAAGGCCGGTATTCTCTCGTTTGCCAACAGCCTCATCAAAAGTGATACTGAACGGATCATCGCGTTCGACGAGGATATCAATCTCGTTTTTTATACCGATATTCTGGAAGTCGCGGAAAATGAAAAAACCGAATTACGAAAGCTTATCGAGGACCGGGAAACCAGGCTGGTCGAACCGGTTCTTGGCGGCGTGACCCGTGTGGCCACCGGCTTTTTCTTCGAGCCGTTTGAATGGTATTTTATGATTACCGAAGAAAAAAATTCCTTTTATAATGAAGTCAATCAGATCAATAACATGAGTCTGATCATTCTGGGCGCGTCTTTGTTTTTATCTGTCATTTTTCTCTGGTTTTTCGCGATTTATCTTACCAAACCACTGACCCGGGTCGTGGGAACGATGAAACATATTATCAGTTATAACGACCTTTCCGAACGGGTCCTGGTCGAATACAAGGACGAGATCGGAGAACTCGCACATACCTTCAATATCATGATCGGTGAACTCGAAAAAACCTACAATCAGATAAAAAGCTACGCACTCAAGGCGGTGCTGGCACAGAAAAACGAACAGAAAATTAAACAGATCTTTCAGAAATACGTGCCGAAAGATGTGATCGATCAGGTTTACGCGCACCCGGAATCCATGCTTGTCGGTGAGAACAGGGTGCTTTCCGTTCTCTTTTCCGACATACGGAACTTTACCACGATTTCCGAAGCGATGATGCCGGATCAACTGGTGAATGTATTGAACCGGTATTTTTCGATGATGGTCGATATCATCTACGGAAGAAAGGGAATCGTCGATAAATATATCGGTGACGCGATAATGGCATTTTTCGGGGCCCCGGTGAAACATGAAGACGATGCCCTCCAGTCCGTCCTGACGGGGCTCGATATGCATGATGCCCTCGTCGCTTTCAATAAACATCAGCATGAGCAGAATTTGCCGTTTTTCAATATCGGTATCGGTATAAATTACGGGATTGTCACCGTCGGGAATATCGGTTGCGAGAAAAAGATGGATTATACGGTCATCGGGGATATGGTGAATCTTGCATCGCGCCTCGAAGGACTCACCAAGGAATACAAACAGAATCTCATTATATCCGAAGATCTGCGGGACAAGGTCGTTGATGATGTTCCGTGCAGAATGATCGATAAGGTGAGGGTCAAAGGAAAAACAAAGCCGGTCAATATCTATTCCGTACTCAGAACACTCAAGGAATCGCAGAAAAAAGGGTGGGAAATACACGGGAAGGCGATGCGGACATTTTACGAAAGAAAATGGAAAGAGGCGAAACTTCTGTTTCAGGAGGAAACAAAGTATCTCGAAAACGATTATGTTGCCCGGTCTTTTACAAAACGATGTAACGAATATATTGTCACGCCCCCCCCGCCCGAATGGGACGGTGTCTATATCATGAAAACAAAATAA
- a CDS encoding PilZ domain-containing protein, with product MVGVYALTSKAKTKDVSEGGICLFTEEPVEAGKNMSLAFFFPDSDCKTIKAWCEVKWCKKIEESVYMVGIEFLEIDDYYRKKIRDFVNKRITIEVSDEK from the coding sequence GTGGTCGGTGTATACGCCCTCACAAGCAAGGCAAAGACAAAAGACGTGAGCGAAGGGGGAATCTGTCTGTTTACAGAAGAACCCGTCGAAGCGGGGAAAAACATGTCACTCGCTTTTTTCTTCCCCGATTCGGACTGCAAGACCATAAAGGCGTGGTGCGAGGTGAAATGGTGCAAAAAGATCGAGGAATCGGTCTATATGGTCGGGATCGAGTTTCTGGAAATCGACGATTATTATAGAAAGAAAATAAGGGATTTTGTCAATAAAAGGATAACCATCGAGGTGTCGGATGAAAAATAG
- a CDS encoding TIGR02206 family membrane protein, producing MYKYFSKEYLLDQFSYFSYSHIMALIAVILVNVILVVWLKRTKNPKTKDIFCYCLSALLLLQEISYNIWLASIGEWSIGESLPLHLCGMAIILSPVMLIKKNYHLYEIIYFWGMAGAFQALLTPGDLHYGFPHYRFFQFFLSHALIVIACLYMTFVEGFRPKLSSVLKTIIVTNIYLVFIALFNLLVGGNYMFLCHPPKGETIISLLGEWPWYILGLELVGSILIFLFYVPFLIKDIVDKVNKKEIPAT from the coding sequence ATGTATAAATACTTTTCAAAAGAATATCTTCTCGACCAATTCTCGTATTTTTCTTACTCGCATATCATGGCATTAATCGCCGTCATTCTCGTCAATGTAATTCTTGTCGTGTGGTTGAAAAGAACGAAAAACCCGAAGACGAAAGATATATTCTGCTACTGCCTTTCCGCCCTTCTCCTGTTGCAGGAAATTTCGTACAATATCTGGCTTGCATCAATCGGAGAATGGTCGATCGGAGAATCCCTCCCGCTTCATCTGTGCGGAATGGCGATCATTCTTTCACCGGTCATGTTGATCAAAAAAAATTACCACCTCTACGAGATTATCTATTTCTGGGGAATGGCCGGCGCGTTTCAGGCCCTTCTCACACCGGGGGATCTCCACTACGGTTTCCCGCATTACCGTTTTTTCCAGTTTTTCCTGTCGCATGCATTGATCGTTATCGCCTGTCTTTATATGACTTTTGTCGAAGGTTTCAGGCCAAAATTGTCATCCGTATTGAAAACGATCATTGTCACCAATATTTATCTTGTCTTTATCGCACTCTTTAACCTGCTCGTCGGCGGCAACTACATGTTCCTTTGCCACCCGCCGAAAGGTGAAACCATTATCAGTCTGCTGGGCGAATGGCCGTGGTATATTCTGGGTCTCGAGTTGGTTGGAAGTATTCTTATTTTTCTTTTCTATGTTCCGTTTCTCATCAAAGATATTGTCGATAAGGTCAACAAGAAGGAAATCCCTGCGACGTAA
- a CDS encoding UvrD-helicase domain-containing protein: protein MGIRYRDLLNDEQYEAVRSIDGPLLILAGAGSGKTRVITFRIAYLLEHNTPQRSILAVTFTNKAAKQMSRRIRELTGKKLPNLTILTFHSFGARLLREHITTIGYRPNFSIYDSQDVCTLIKEVAREAGLKRDEIDPYALSHIFSGIKTGRTVWTPLTEQYKHLYEEYLHRLKLYNALDFDDLIVLPVRILSSQPETLASCHARYRYFMVDEFQDTSLLQYEFIRLLASESKNLCVVGDDDQSIYSWRGANYENILRFERDFPGFREVKLEQNYRSTGKILNAANRLISVNKNRKEKQLWTVAGEGNLLRLHICENEQREGDLIAEQIQSLSLTYAVPYREFGVLVRTNSLTRPIEEAFLRANIPYRVSGGMSFFERKEVKDIIAYLRIAANPDDDMNLLRIINIPRRGIGKKTIEYITSLAKTRGCSLYSAIAAAVHAPDAQVQDKTKNELADFFDLVEYYRNKLLSGKKMADSLQGLVERINYWEYLVQEHAKKEVARWKYLNVEGVVNSLADYESDPDIVSPNLYAYLNRITLLSHDDDEDGKEENKVHLMTIHAAKGLEFDVVFAAGCEDSIIPHRRSVEENEANIEEERRLFYVAITRAKRFLFLTSCRQRRKKGKITDADISPFLEHIPSELMEASHDDEYVSQEDAEDYFRKFRKDYGR, encoded by the coding sequence ATGGGTATACGTTACAGGGACCTCCTCAATGACGAACAGTATGAAGCCGTCAGGTCGATTGACGGCCCCCTTCTCATCCTCGCCGGGGCGGGGTCGGGCAAGACCAGGGTCATCACCTTCAGGATCGCCTACCTCCTCGAACACAACACCCCCCAGCGTTCGATTCTCGCCGTCACCTTTACCAACAAGGCGGCGAAGCAGATGTCCCGGCGAATCCGTGAGCTGACCGGGAAAAAACTCCCGAACCTCACCATCCTCACCTTTCATTCATTCGGCGCCCGGCTGCTCAGGGAACATATCACGACCATCGGGTACCGGCCGAATTTCAGCATCTACGACAGCCAGGATGTCTGCACCCTCATCAAGGAAGTCGCGCGGGAGGCGGGCTTAAAACGCGACGAGATCGACCCGTACGCCCTTTCGCATATATTTTCCGGCATCAAGACCGGAAGAACCGTCTGGACCCCGTTGACAGAACAATACAAACACCTCTACGAGGAGTACCTGCACCGCCTCAAACTTTATAATGCCCTTGATTTCGACGACCTCATCGTCCTTCCCGTCCGCATTTTATCATCGCAGCCGGAGACACTCGCCTCCTGCCATGCCCGGTACCGCTATTTCATGGTCGACGAGTTTCAGGACACTTCCCTGCTCCAGTACGAGTTTATCCGGCTGCTCGCTTCGGAGTCGAAAAATCTCTGCGTGGTCGGGGACGACGACCAGTCGATCTATTCATGGCGCGGCGCAAACTATGAAAACATCCTCAGATTCGAGCGCGACTTTCCCGGTTTCAGGGAGGTAAAGCTCGAACAGAACTACCGCTCGACGGGTAAAATACTCAACGCGGCGAACCGGCTCATATCGGTCAATAAAAACAGGAAGGAAAAACAGCTCTGGACCGTGGCGGGTGAAGGGAATCTTCTCCGGCTGCATATCTGCGAAAACGAACAAAGGGAGGGGGATTTGATCGCGGAACAGATACAATCGCTTTCCCTCACCTATGCCGTTCCCTACAGGGAGTTCGGCGTCCTGGTGCGGACCAACAGCCTTACACGCCCGATCGAAGAGGCCTTTTTACGGGCAAACATTCCGTACCGTGTTTCGGGCGGCATGAGTTTTTTCGAACGGAAAGAGGTAAAAGACATCATCGCCTACCTCCGCATCGCGGCGAATCCCGACGACGACATGAATCTCCTCAGGATCATCAACATTCCGCGGCGCGGCATCGGGAAAAAGACGATCGAATATATTACCTCGCTCGCGAAAACCCGGGGGTGCTCCCTCTACTCCGCGATCGCTGCGGCCGTTCATGCCCCGGACGCCCAGGTACAGGATAAAACGAAAAACGAGCTCGCGGATTTCTTCGATCTTGTCGAATACTACCGGAACAAGCTGCTTTCGGGTAAAAAAATGGCGGATTCGCTTCAGGGACTCGTCGAACGGATCAACTACTGGGAATACCTGGTGCAGGAGCACGCGAAAAAGGAAGTCGCCCGGTGGAAGTACCTCAATGTCGAGGGGGTGGTGAACTCGCTCGCCGATTACGAAAGCGACCCCGATATCGTCTCGCCGAATCTTTACGCCTATTTGAACAGGATTACCCTGCTTTCGCACGACGATGATGAAGACGGGAAGGAAGAGAACAAGGTGCATCTCATGACGATTCACGCGGCAAAGGGCCTCGAGTTCGACGTCGTCTTTGCCGCCGGTTGCGAGGATTCGATCATTCCGCACCGGCGTTCGGTCGAAGAGAACGAAGCGAACATCGAAGAGGAACGCCGGCTTTTCTATGTCGCGATCACCCGCGCCAAGCGTTTTCTTTTTCTGACATCGTGCAGGCAGCGGAGAAAAAAAGGAAAAATTACCGATGCCGACATCTCCCCGTTCCTGGAACACATCCCTTCCGAACTCATGGAGGCGAGTCATGATGATGAGTATGTTTCACAGGAAGACGCGGAAGATTACTTCCGGAAGTTCAGAAAGGATTACGGCCGGTAG
- a CDS encoding small multi-drug export protein translates to MTINTMLVSLFFCLLPIAELRGGIPYAYFNGMDIVSAYFLCVAVNAMVGPLVFIFLSTVHKLFYHITPYRAFFDRVVERARKKVHAKVEKYGYIGIAVFVAIPLPVTGAYTGALGAWVLGMDRSKSFLAIVCGVIVSGLIVSAVLLGGESTFNFLYNLFIKKVS, encoded by the coding sequence ATGACGATAAACACGATGCTGGTCAGTCTCTTCTTTTGCCTCCTTCCGATAGCGGAACTCAGGGGGGGTATTCCCTACGCCTACTTCAACGGGATGGATATCGTTTCCGCCTATTTCCTCTGCGTCGCGGTCAACGCCATGGTCGGCCCCCTCGTTTTTATCTTTCTTTCGACGGTTCACAAGCTTTTCTATCATATAACACCGTACCGGGCCTTCTTCGACAGGGTGGTCGAACGGGCCAGGAAGAAAGTCCACGCAAAAGTCGAAAAATACGGCTATATCGGAATCGCGGTCTTTGTCGCCATCCCCCTGCCGGTCACCGGCGCCTATACCGGCGCGCTCGGGGCGTGGGTGCTCGGCATGGACAGGTCGAAGTCGTTTCTCGCCATCGTCTGCGGCGTGATCGTCTCCGGGCTGATCGTCTCCGCCGTCCTGCTCGGCGGCGAGAGCACGTTCAATTTCCTCTATAACCTCTTTATCAAAAAGGTATCATAG